Proteins co-encoded in one Populus trichocarpa isolate Nisqually-1 chromosome 10, P.trichocarpa_v4.1, whole genome shotgun sequence genomic window:
- the LOC7464610 gene encoding cation/H(+) antiporter 15 translates to MAENATHDLFCHAINSLNDFAIWRNFTAKIVDGSPALFMFQMTIISLVSNLLEIFLRPLGQPSCVSQILAGMIFGPSLLGQNKKLLDTMFPIRSLATLWTAASFGNLFYTFLIAVKADPAMMLKPGRAAMYIGSSMFCIALFLSLALSFLLKTIVTMEANLNKSIVFIAASQSFTGFPVVAAFLTELKIQNTDVGRLAFASAVFADLIDIVVAAISLTLGDVVSHPLAPVRAVLSNIAFVIVIVFIIKPMVMWMMGPIKEMKLVSEKCIFITTVVTLLLAFVSEIVGQHYVLGPLIFGLVLPIGPPFGATLVSKLSTLVCGLLYPAYLAVTGLQTNIFKVDFQSAIIVGIVMVSGIIIKLGAVILPALHSQVPVRDAFLLAIILNIKGIVEINVYNFWKDNKTLHDGDYALCVVSVILTNVVVGPLVKLLYNPSRQYNTLKRSTIQHCRRDSEFRMLVCIHNRENVPAIINLLEISHATEESPIAVIGLVLVKIEGRAAPILIENSRKGVPETESSSTTSILNALRNYEQNHRNSSTVQSFTSITHFETMHDDICRLAMNKRATIVIMPFHKKWAIDGSIESTNRSIQQMNLNVLKNAPCSVGILVDRGILNGSLSVLNGRLLFNVAVLFFGGPDDAESLAYGARMVRHGCVKITVVNFLLFGNANSKERKRDSDLINEYRQGNLGNQQFLYFEEVVRDGVELAGCLAKMVGCFDLVLVGKYHQKSPLFRGLEEWSECPELGVIGDMLASPDFECTASVLVVQQPRMRVNETEPLIHEAPDYNRVCLSMERRNQRIF, encoded by the exons ATGGCAGAAAATGCGACTCATGACCTGTTTTGCCACGCTATCAATTCATTGAATGACTTTGCTATCTGGCGCAATTTCACCGCGAAGATTGTTGATGGCTCTCCCGCTCTTTTCATGTTTCAGATGACAATTATTTCCCTGGTATCAAACTTGTTGGAAATCTTTCTCAGGCCTCTTGGACAACCGAGTTGCGTTTCCCAGATATTA GCTGGTATGATATTTGGTCCTTCACTCCTCGGGCAAAACAAGAAGTTGCTAGATACCATGTTCCCTATAAGAAGTTTGGCAACGCTGTGGACAGCGGCATCATTTGGAAATTTATTCTATACCTTTCTAATTGCAGTGAAGGCAGATCCTGCAATGATGCTAAAGCCAGGTCGAGCTGCTATGTATATAGGCTCTTCTATGTTCTGCATCGCTTTGTTTCTTTCCCTTGCACTATCATTCTTATTGAAAACCATTGTCACCATGGAAGCTAATCTCAATAAATCGATTGTCTTCATAGCTGCATCACAGTCATTTACAGGTTTTCCAGTCGTTGCTGCCTTCCTAACTGAGCTCAAGATCCAGAACACAGATGTTGGCCGCCTAGCCTTTGCTTCAGCAGTATTTGCTGatttaattgatattgttgTGGCCGCAATTTCGCTCACGCTTGGGGATGTCGTTTCTCACCCACTAGCGCCAGTGCGGGCAGTCCTATCAAACATTGCATTTGTTATTGTTATCGTGTTCATCATCAAGCCAATGGTAATGTGGATGATGGGTcctataaaagaaatgaaacttGTGAGTGagaaatgcatttttatcacCACCGTTGTCACTCTACTCCTCGCATTTGTGAGCGAGATCGTCGGCCAGCATTACGTCCTTGGGCCATTGATTTTTGGCTTGGTTTTACCGATCGGACCACCTTTTGGAGCAACTTTGGTATCGAAGCTAAGTACTTTAGTTTGCGGTCTCCTCTATCCCGCTTACCTTGCTGTTACTGGTCTGCAGACCAATATCTTCAAAGTTGATTTTCAGTCTGCAATTATTGTGGGGATAGTTATGGTCTCTGGTATCATAATTAAGTTGGGAGCAGTCATTTTGCCAGCCTTGCATTCTCAGGTGCCCGTTCGAGATGCTTTTCTGCTGGCAATCATTTTGAATATAAAGGGGATTGTGGAAATCAACGTTTACAACTTCTGGAAAGATAACAAG ACTTTACATGATGGCGATTACGCTTTGTGCGTAGTTTCGGTGATTTTAACAAATGTAGTTGTTGGCCCATTGGTGAAACTACTCTATAATCCTTCAAGGCAATACAATACTTTGAAAAGAAGCACCATCCAACATTGCAGGCGAGATTCAGAATTTCGGATGCTGGTCTGCATCCACAACCGTGAGAATGTCCCTGCAATCATAAACCTTCTAGAAATATCACACGCTACGGAAGAGAGCCCTATAGCAGTCATTGGCTTGGTGCTCGTCAAGATTGAGGGACGAGCTGCCCCAATCCTAATAGAAAACAGCCGGAAAGGAGTCCCGGAGACAGAATCATCCAGTACAACCAGCATCCTCAATGCCTTAAGGAACTATGAGCAAAATCATCGGAACTCCTCCACCGTCCAATCATTCACCTCAATCACGCATTTTGAAACAATGCATGATGATATTTGTCGTCTGGCAATGAACAAGAGAGCCACTATTGTAATCATGCCGTTTCATAAGAAATGGGCCATCGATGGCTCCATCGAATCTACAAACCGTTCTATCCAACAAATGAACCTCAATGTCCTCAAAAACGCTCCATGTTCTGTTGGAATTCTCGTTGACCGTGGAATCTTAAACGGGTCATTGTCTGTTCTGAATGGTAGGTTGTTGTTCAATGTTGCTGTTCTATTCTTTGGCGGCCCAGATGACGCGGAGTCACTAGCTTATGGAGCTCGCATGGTGAGACATGGATGTGTAAAGATAACAGTCGTGAACTTTCTTCTCTTTGGAAATGCAAACAGTAAAGAAAGGAAGCGAGACAGCGATTTAATCAATGAATATCGACAAGGTAACTTGGGAAATCAGCAATTTTTGTATTTCGAAGAAGTGGTAAGAGATGGGGTAGAGCTCGCTGGATGTCTGGCAAAGATGGTGGGttgttttgatttagttttaGTGGGGAAATATCATCAGAAGTCTCCTCTTTTTAGAGGCCTTGAAGAGTGGAGTGAGTGCCCTGAGCTAGGGGTCATTGGCGATATGCTTGCTTCACCAGATTTTGAGTGCACTGCATCAGTCTTAGTCGTTCAGCAGCCAAGAATGAGAGTGAACGAAACGGAGCCGCTTATTCATGAAGCTCCAGATTATAACAGAGTATGCCTTTCGATGGAGAGAAGGAATCAGAGAATATTTTAG
- the LOC18102685 gene encoding copper transport protein ATX1 isoform X2: MANVVELKVGLHCDECIKKILKAIKKIQDIETYDIDTQLNKVTVTGNVSSEEVIRVIHKIGKTATTWEAEGDGVTC, encoded by the exons ATGGCTAAC GTGGTGGAATTGAAAGTGGGTTTGCATTGCGATGAATGTATTAAGAAGATATTGAAAGCtatcaaaaaaatacaag ACATCGAAACTTACGACATTGATACACAGCTCAATAAGGTCACAGTGACTGGCAATGTTTCATCAGAAGAAGTCATTAGAGTTATTCACAAGATTGGGAAGACAGCGACCACTTGGGAAGCCGAGGGAGATGGGGTAACTTGCTAA
- the LOC7464609 gene encoding protein EARLY RESPONSIVE TO DEHYDRATION 15 — protein MDVISHISTSTLNPNAPLFVPLSYRTVEDFSDQWWALVQSSAWFRDYWLQERFHDPEAEPLFSDICDPVLSEDLDSLFFDDPIYDTIKGEEVELKGCNKELVSLGVLKWKMDRFDRAQAPRYLEKIPKIVNVKLSPRTIQQPRQSCMTR, from the exons ATGGATGTGATCTCTCACATATCAACATCAACTTTAAATCCCAACGCTCCGTTGTTCGTCCCGCTGTCATATCGAACGGTGGAGGATTTTTCCGACCAATGGTGGGCTCTTGTCCAATCCTCCGCTTGGTTCCGAGACTACTGGCTCCAAGAACGTTTCCATGATCCCGAAGCTGAACCTCTATTCTCTGATATTTGCGATCCTGTGCTCTCCGAGGATCTAGACTCTCTCTTCTTCGACGACCCAATTTACGACACCATCAAAG GAGAGGAGGTGGAGTTGAAGGGTTGCAATAAGGAATTGGTTTCGCTTGGTGTTTTGAAGTGGAAAATGGATCGATTTGATCGTGCTCAGGCACCAAGGTATTTGGAGAAGATACCGAAGATTGTGAATGTGAAGCTGAGTCCAAGGACGATTCAGCAACCGAGGCAGAGTTGTATGACTCGGTGA
- the LOC7474407 gene encoding cation/H(+) antiporter 4 codes for MDFTPRNIVNVSGDCFDHVRVFSDGMWNVKHGESILQHSLVRFHVQLIVIFLLVNSFHLVLQRFHFTHFTSEILAGIVLGQTVWRDNDKSERLFPTVVRNQVFASLSKIGYILFSFLIGVRMEPSLIWKTGRTATFLATLLFIFHHIAMLSIDITFDKDKEKLTAGFVLAKEAFSAIYFASITTTEFVMVSTILMQLKIINSQLGHLALASSLLFKLATFAVGTLFGFINAFVNISSQVGARIVIYSLALIVFTVVVSRKTMLFFIRSTPVGKPTKEIYTTMTVGVLFLLSAIGDEVGLHYMYGPLILGLAVPARSPLAEVLVAKFDTLVSGFFLPLMAVFCSSKLNLFQFIHEFKDAVHLQISLIGYVMKLLVTFIGAYFCKIPLRHAIALTIILNAKGITEIAQFLSFGDITKFPICANVSLLFLSSRLLSLSQELDAASGIFLVFLLQAFQPLLIKKLYNPADQYIGYQNKSIEKASDDAELQILACAHRQEDAVAAIKLLQYSNPTKQSPLSVYVLCLEELVSSSTPLLINHQLGQKMSSYRVSRSQPIIDIFKYFESQYKKFVRVNMFTAVSPLKQMHEDICWLSFDKACSLIILPFHKKWNSKGKLVSSNTDTRNLNITVLERAPCSVGILIDRSRTQGLSSIFLASTYRVAALFFEGPDDREAVAYALRMAGRFGLHLTVKRFITPTTEQVYHDWDYMLNSEFLRNLKLGVSESSSINYIEETVRDGADTSSIIKSMVGGYDLIMAGRRHQTEPQAFSGLSEWMDLQELGPIGDLLASEDITSAISVLVVQQQIMKASHSSTLN; via the exons ATGGACTTCACGCCAAGAAACATCGTGAACGTAAGTGGAGATTGCTTCGACCATGTTAGAGTTTTCTCTGATGGAATGTGGAACGTAAAACATGGGGAAAGTATTCTTCAGCATTCATTGGTTCGTTTCCATGTTCAATTGATTGTGATTTTCCTTCTTGTGAACTCTTTTCACTTGGTGCTCCAACGATTCCATTTTACCCATTTCACCTCCGAGATCCTG GCAGGTATAGTATTGGGACAAACTGTATGGAGAGACAATGACAAATCAGAGCGCTTGTTCCCTACAGTAGTGCGCAATCAAGTCTTTGCTTCATTATCAAAGATTGGTTACATTCTGTTCTCGTTCTTGATTGGTGTGAGAATGGAACCAAGTTTGATATGGAAAACAGGAAGAACTGCCACTTTTTTAGCGACTCTGCTGTTCATATTCCATCACATAGCAATGCTAAGCATCGACATCACGTTTGACAAAGATAAGGAGAAGTTAACTGCGGGATTCGTGCTTGCAAAAGAAGCATTTTCAGCTATATATTTTGCATCGATAACCACTACCGAATTTGTTATGGTCAGTACCATTTTAATGCAGCTTAAGATAATAAATTCGCAGCTTGGACACCTTGCTCTAGCATCCTCATTGTTATTCAAATTGGCAACCTTTGCAGTAGGAACTTTGTTTGGTTTCATAAATGCTTTTGTAAATATATCGTCTCAAGTGGGAGCTCGGATCGTTATTTATTCTCTTGCACTTATCGTGTTTACTGTAGTCGTGTCGAGGAAAACAATGCTCTTCTTCATTAGAAGCACACCAGTAGGTAAGCCTACGAAGGAAATCTACACCACTATGACTGTAGGCgtactatttttattgtcaGCAATTGGTGACGAAGTAGGACTGCATTATATGTATGGCCCTTTAATACTTGGCCTGGCAGTGCCTGCACGGTCTCCTTTAGCTGAAGTCCTAGTAGCAAAGTTCGATACATTGGTTTCAGGATTTTTTCTACCACTCATGGCGGTGTTCTGTTCCTCCAAACtcaatttatttcagtttatcCACGAGTTTAAGGATGCTGTTCATCTCCAGATTTCATTGATTGGATATGTGATGAAGCTGCTGGTAACTTTTATCGGGGCGTATTTTTGCAAGATACCTTTAAGACATGCTATTGCCCTCACAATCATCTTGAATGCCAAAGGCATTACTGAAATTGCACAATTTTTAAGCTTCGGTGACATTACG AAATTCCCAATTTGTGCAAACGTCTCATTGCTTTTTCTCTCATCAAGATTGCTTTCTCTCTCTCAGGAACTAGACGCAGCCTCTGGAATTTTCTTAGTATTTCTGTTACAAGCATTTCAGCCACTCCTTATTAAAAAGCTTTACAATCCTGCAGACCAATACATTGGGTACCAGAATAAATCCATTGAGAAGGCTTCTGATGATGCGGAGCTCCAGATACTTGCCTGTGCACATAGGCAAGAGGATGCTGTTGCGGCAATCAAGCTCTTACAGTATTCCAATCCTACAAAACAAAGTCCCTTGTCCGTTTATGTACTTTGCCTGGAGGAACTCGTTAGCAGTTCCACCCCTCTCCTAATCAATCACCAATTAGGCCAAAAAATGTCCTCTTACAGGGTATCCCGCTCACAACCAATCATTGATATCTTCAAGTATTTTGAGTCACAGTACAAGAAGTTCGTCCGGGTGAATATGTTCACTGCCGTATCGCCACTAAAACAGATGCATGAGGACATTTGTTGGCTCTCTTTTGACAAGGCTTGCTCCCTAATAATACTTCCATTTCATAAGAAATGGAATAGCAAAGGCAAATTGGTTTCCAGCAACACTGATACAAGGAACTTGAATATTACTGTACTGGAAAGGGCACCTTGTTCTGTTGGCATCCTCATTGATCGTAGTAGAACCCAGGGCTTGTCTTCTATCTTCCTTGCGTCAACATATCGTGTGGCTGCACTGTTCTTTGAAGGCCCAGATGATAGGGAGGCAGTTGCTTATGCCTTAAGGATGGCAGGAAGATTTGGACTTCATTTAACAGTTAAGCGTTTTATCACCCCTACTACTGAGCAAGTCTATCATGATTGGGATTACATGCTTAACAGTGAATTTTTGAGAAACTTGAAACTTGGAGTGTCAGAAAGTAGTAGTATCAATTACATAGAGGAGACTGTGAGAGATGGAGCTGACACATCATCCATAATAAAGTCAATGGTGGGAGGTTATGACCTTATCATGGCAGGGCGGCGCCATCAAACTGAGCCACAAGCTTTTTCAGGTCTATCAGAATGGATGGATTTGCAAGAGCTTGGGCCGATAGGGGACCTGCTTGCTTCTGAGGATATTACTAGTGCAATTTCAGTTTTGGTGGTTCAACAGCAGATCATGAAAGCAAGTCACAGCAGTACTTTGAATTAA
- the LOC18102685 gene encoding copper transport protein ATX1 isoform X1, translating into MANVVELKVGLHCDECIKKILKAIKKIQADIETYDIDTQLNKVTVTGNVSSEEVIRVIHKIGKTATTWEAEGDGVTC; encoded by the exons ATGGCTAAC GTGGTGGAATTGAAAGTGGGTTTGCATTGCGATGAATGTATTAAGAAGATATTGAAAGCtatcaaaaaaatacaag CAGACATCGAAACTTACGACATTGATACACAGCTCAATAAGGTCACAGTGACTGGCAATGTTTCATCAGAAGAAGTCATTAGAGTTATTCACAAGATTGGGAAGACAGCGACCACTTGGGAAGCCGAGGGAGATGGGGTAACTTGCTAA